ACATGCGCGAAATCGCCGAGGTTTCCGGCCTGACCGAGCTGCTGGCGCATCCTTGACCGTTCATTGACAAGCAAGCCCCCCGTCAGAGTCCTGCTATTGCGGGGTTCGCAGGCGCGGGGCTTTTTTGTATGATGTCCGACCCGCGCGCACAGGGCGCCGATTGAGGTTGAGCATGCAGGCCAACGAAGTGAAGAGCTTCCTTGAGGGAAAGCTGTCCGAGACTCTTTCATCAGTTCAGGTAGAAGTTGAGGGCGAAGGCTGCAATTTCCAGCTGAATGTGATCAGTGACGAACTGGTGGCCTTGAGTCCGGTCAAGCGTCAGCAGAGCATCTATGCCCATTTGAACCCATGGATCGCCGATGGCAGCATCCATGCGGTCACTATGAAATTTTTCAGCAGCGCGGCCTGGGCCGAGCGCACCTGAGCCCAAGGGCGTCGAGATTCTTATGGATAAATTGATTATTACCGGCGGCGTTCGTCTTGATGGCGAAATCCGCATTTCCGGGGCGAAGAACTCTGCCCTGCCGATTCTGGCTGCCACCCTGCTGTGCGATGGCCCGGTCACCGTTGCCAACCTGCCGCACCTGCACGACATCACCACCATGATCGAGCTGTTCGGCCGCATGGGCATCGAGCCGGTGATCGACGAGAAGCTCAGCGTCGAAATCGACCCTCGCACCATCAAGACCCTGGTCGCGCCTTATGAGCTGGTCAAGACCATGCGCGCCTCGATCCTGGTCCTGGGCCCGATGGTCGCCCGTTTCGGCGAAGCCGAAGTGGCCTTGCCCGGCGGCTGTGCCATTGGCTCGCGTCCGGTCGACCTGCACATCCGTGGCCTGGAAGCCATGGGCGCGGTGATCGATGTGGAAGGCGGCTATATCAAGGCCAAGGCGCCCGAGGGCGGCTTGCGCGGTGCGCACTTCTTCTTCGATACCGTGAGTGTGACCGGTACCGAGAACATCATGATGGCCGCTGCCCTGGCCAAGGGCCGCAGCGTGCTGCAGAACGCCGCCCGCGAACCTGAAGTGGTCGACCTGGCGAACTTCCTCAACGCCATGGGCGCCAAGGTTTCCGGCGCCGGCACCGACACCATCACCATCGACGGTGTCGAGCGCCTGCATTCGGCGACCTACAAGGTCATGCCGGACCGTATCGAAACCGGTACCTACCTGGTCGCCGCTGCTGTCACCGGCGGTCGCGTGAAGGTCAAGGACACCGATCCGACCATCCTTGAAGCCGTCCTGGAGAAACTCAAGGAATCCGGCGCCGAAGTCATCACCGGCGAGGACTGGATCGAGCTGAACATGCATGGCAAGCGTCCGAAGGCGGTCAACGTGCGCACCGCGCCGTACCCGGCGTTCCCGACCGACATGCAGGCCCAGTTCATCTCCCTCAACGCTATTGCCGAAGGCACTGGCGCGGTGATCGAGACCATCTTCGAAAACCGCTTCATGCACGTGTACGAACTGCACCGCATGGGCGCCAAGATCCAGGTCGAAGGCAACACGGCCATCGTCACCGGCACCGAGAAGCTCAACAGCGCGCCGGTCATGGCGACCGACCTGCGGGCTTCGGCCAGCCTGGTGATTTCGGCGCTGGTTGCCGACGGCGACACCCTGATCGACCGCATCTACCACATCGACCGTGGTTACGAGTGCATCGAGGAAAAACTGCAGATGCTCGGCGCCAAGATCCGCCGCGTACCGGGCTAGTTTGCGGGATGGGCACAAGGAGGTGCCCCAAGGTTTCGTTCCAAGTCGAGCCTGGTTCAGGCTCGATGCGTGCCCGGCGCCGTTTGTGTCCGGGCATGAGTATCCTGATTAAGGACTTACGTTTCCCATGTTGACCATCGCACTGTCCAAGGGCCGCATCCTTGATGACACCCTGCCGCTTCTGGCTGAAGCCGGCATCGTGCCTACCGAGAATCCGGACAAGAGCCGCAAGCTGATCATCCCCACGACCCAGGCCGACGTGCGCTTGCTGATCGTGCGCGCCACCGACGTGCCGACCTATGTCGAACATGGGGCCGCCGACCTCGGCGTGGCGGGTAAAGATGTGCTGATGGAATACGGCGGCCAGGGGCTGTACGAGCCGCTGGACCTGCAGATCGCCCAGTGCAAGCTGATGACCGCTGGCGCCATCGGTGCGGCGGAGCCCAAGGGGCGGCTGCGTGTGGCCACCAAGTTCGTCAATGTGGCCAAGCGTTACTACGCCGAGCAGGGGCGCCAGGTCGACATCATCAAGCTGTACGGCTCCATGGAGCTGGCACCGCTGATCGGCCTGGCGGACAAGATCATCGACGTGGTCGATACCGGCAATACCCTGCGGGCCAACGGCCTGGAGCCCCAGGAGCTGATTTCCATGATCAGCTCCCGCCTGGTGGTCAACAAGGCCTCCATGAAAATGCAGCACGCCCGCATCCAGGCCCTGATCGACACCCTGCGCAAGGCAGTGGAGTCGCGACACCGCGGTTGACCCACTTGCGCGGCATCAGCCGCGCCCGTCTATCCGTGTCATAGCCAATTTTCTCAGGTGCCCGCGCGAATGGACTGGTAGCTTAGGGCGCCTGAGCATTAGCCATTCAATGAGGCCCTCGCTATGACCGCTCCCACTGCAATTCGCCGACTCAACGCTGCTGACCCGGATTTCGCGCATCATCTGGATCATCTGCTGAGCTGGGAAAGTGTGTCTGACGACTCGGTCAACCAGCGGGTGCTGGACATCATCAAGGCCGTGCGCGAGCGCGGCGACGCGGCGCTGGTGGAGTTCACCCAGCGTTTCGACGGCCTGCAAGTGGCGTCGATGGCGGACCTGATCCTGCCGCGCGAGCGCCTGGAGCTGGCCCTGACCCGGATTACCGTGGCCCAGCGCGAAGCCCTGGAAAAGGCCGCGGCGCGGGTGCGCAGCTATCACGAAAAACAGAAACAGGACTCCTGGAGCTACACCGAGGCCGACGGCACGGTGCTGGGCCAGAAAGTCACGCCGCTGGATCGCGCCGGCCTGTATGTGCCCGGTGGCAAGGCGTCCTATCCATCTTCGGTATTGATGAACGCCATCCCCGCGAAAGTGGCGGGTGTTGCCGAGGTGGTGATGGTCGTGCCGACCCCGCGTGGCGAAGTGAATGAGCTGGTGCTGGCCGCTGCCTGCATCGCCGGCGTCGACCGGGTGTTCACCATCGGTGGTGCCCAGGCCGTGGCCGCCCTGGCTTATGGCACCGAGAGCGTGCCGCAAGTGGACAAGGTGGTCGGCCCGGGCAACATCTATGTGGCGACCGCCAAGCGTCACGTGTTCGGCCAAGTGGGCATCGACATGATCGCCGGTCCTTCGGAGATCCTGGTGGTGTGCGACGGCCAGACCGACCCGGACTGGATCGCCATGGACCTGTTTTCCCAGGCCGAGCATGACGAAGACGCCCAGGCGATCCTGGTCAGCCCGGACGCCGCGTTCCTCGACCAGGTCGCGGCCAGCATCGCCAAGCTGCTGCCGACCATGGAGCGTGCGGAAATCATCAACACCTCGATCAATGGCCGCGGCGCCCTGATCCAGGTACGCGACATGCAGCAAGCCATCGAAGTGGCCAACCGCATCGCCCCGGAACACCTCGAGCTGTCGGTCGCCGATCCGCAGGCCTGGCTGCCGCAGATCCGCCATGCCGGCGCGATCTTCATGGGCCGCCACACCTCCGAGGCCCTGGGCGACTACTGCGCGGGGCCGAACCACGTATTGCCGACTTCCGGCACGGCGCGTTTCTCCTCGCCGCTGGGGGTGTATGACTTCCAGAAACGTTCGTCGATCATTTTCTGCTCGGAGCAGGGCGCTTCCGACCTGGGCAAGACCGCTTCGGTGCTGGCCCGGGGCGAGTCGCTGAGCGCCCACGCCCGCAGTGCTGAATACCGGATCATCGCTGACCAGGAACAGGGGCAATAAGCATGAGTAAATTCTGGAGTCCATTCGTCAAGGACCTGGTGCCCTACGTGCCGGGCGAACAGCCGAAGCTGACCAGGCTGGTCAAGCTCAACACCAACGAGAACCCCTACGGTCCGTCGCCCAAGGCCCTGGCCGCGATGCAGGCCGAGCTGAACGACAACCTGCGCCTGTATCCGGACCCCAACAGCGACCTGCTCAAGCAGGCGGTGGCCTCGTATTACGGGGTGCAGAGCAACCAGGTGTTCCTCGGCAACGGTTCCGACGAAGTGCTGGCGCATATCTTCCATGGCTTGCTGCAGCACGACCAGCCGCTGCTGTTCCCGGACATCAGCTACAGCTTCTACCCGGTCTATTGCGGCCTGTATGGCATTGACTTCGAAGCGGTGCCGCTGGACGCGCAGTTCCAGATCCGTCCGGCCGACTATGCCCGGCCGAATGGCGGGATCATCTTTCCCAACCCGAATGCGCCGACCGGTTGCCTGCTGGCCCTGGAGGCCGTCGAGCAGATCCTCGAGGCCAGCCCGGATTCGGTGGTGGTGGTCGACGAGGCGTACATCGACTTCGGCGGCCAGACCGCCATCAGCCTGGTGGATCGCTACCCGAACCTGCTGGTGACCCAGACCCTGTCCAAGTCCCGTTCGCTGGCCGGCCTGCGGGTCGGCCTGGCGGTGGGGCACCCGGACCTGATCGAGGCGTTGGAGCGGATCAAGAACAGCTTCAACTCCTATCCGCTGGATCGCCTGGCGATCGTCGGTGCGGCGGCTGCCTTTGAAGACCGCGAGTACTTCGAGAAGACGTGCCGGCTGGTGATCGACAGCCGTGAGAAGGTGATCGCGCAATTGACGGCCAAGGGCTTCGAGGTTTTGCCATCGGCCGCCAACTTCATCTTTGCCCGCCACCCGCAACATGACGCGGCGGGCCTGGCGGCCAAGCTGCGGGAGCAAGGGGTGATTGTCCGGCACTTCAAGCAGGAGCGGATTGCCCAGTTCCTGCGGATCAGCATCGGCACGCCGGAGCAGAACCAGGCCCTGATCGACGGCCTGGGCGAGCTGTAAGCTCCAGTGCGGGCCAGCCTGCTCCTACGGGAACAGGTTGGCCCGCGCTGCCGTTACTCTTCTTCCTTGACCGGCGCCGGTGGCGGGCGCAGGCCGATTTCGGCGGTGAGCTTGAGCTCCTTGCCGTTGCGCATCACCTGGATGCTGACCTTGTCGCTGGGTTTGATCCGCGCCACCTGGTTCATCGAGCGGCGACCATCGCCGGCCGGTTCGCCGTCGATGCTGAGAATCACATCACCCAACTGCATGCCGGCCTTCTGTGCCGGACCGTCGCGGAAAATCCCCGCGACCACGATGCCCGGGCGCCCGGACAAGCCGAACGACTCGGCCAGTTCCTGGGTCAGCGGCTGCACTTCGATGCCCAGCCAGCCACGAATCACCTGGCCGTGCTCGATGATCGACTTCATCACCTCCATGGCCAGTTTGATCGGGATGGCGAAACCGATGCCCTGGGAGCCGCCGGACTTGGAGAAGATCGCCGTGTTGATCCCGGTCAGGTTGCCGTTGGCATCCACCAGCGCGCCGCCGGAGTTGCCCGGGTTGATCGCCGCGTCGGTCTGGATGAAGTCTTCGTAGTTGTTCAGGCCCAGCTGGTTACGCCCGGTGGCGCTGATGATGCCCATGGTCACGGTCTGGCCGACGCCGAACGGGTTGCCGATGGCCAGGGTGACGTCGCCGATGCGGATATTGTCGGAGCGCCCGACGGTGATCGAGGGCAGGTTCTTCAGGTCGATCTTCAGCACCGCCAGATCGGTTTCCGGGTCGCTGCCGATCACGTGGGCCAGGGTCTCGCGGCCATCCTTGAGGGCCACCACTATCTGTTCGGCGCCGGAGGTCACGTGGTTGTTGGTCAGCAGGTAACCTTCGGGGCTCATGATCACCCCGGAGCCGAGGCTCGACTCCATGCGCTGCTGCTTGGGCAGGTTGTCGCCGAAGAAGCGGCGGAACTGCGGGTCTTCGAACAACGGGTGCGCCGGCTTGTTGATGACCTTGGTGGTGTACAGGTTGACCACCGCCGGTGCGGCGATCGCCACGGCATCGGCATAGGACACCGGCCCCTGGCGCAGTGCCGTGGTCTGTGGGGCTTGCTGCAGGTTGACGTCCAGGCTGGGCAGGCCGACCCATTGCGGGTAGCGCTGAATTATCAGCAACGCGACAAGCACACCGGCCAACAGCGGCCAGCCAAAAAAACGCAGAGCCTTGAGCATTGAGCAGATCCTGAGAGGTTGCAGGCCGTTCGGGACAGCCCATAATGTCGCGCATTATACGAGGCCGCGCGCGCCTCTGAACGGGATATTTAGGAGTCTTTTATGGCTGTTGCCCTGAGCACTCTGGTAGAGGAAGCGGACCGCTACCTGGGCAGTTCGCGAATCGCCGATTACTGCCCCAATGGCCTGCAGGTCGAAGGCCGGCCACAGGTGATGCGTATCGTCAGCGGCGTCACCGCCAGCCAGGCGCTGCTCGATGCCGCGGTGGAAGCCAATGCCGACCTGGTGCTGGTGCACCACGGCTATTTCTGGAAAGGCGAGAATCCCTGCATCACTGGCATGAAGCAGCGCCGGCTGAAAACCCTGCTCAAGCACGACATCAGCCTGCTGGCCTACCACCTGCCGCTGGACTTGCATGCGGATGTCGGCAACAACGTGCAACTGGCCCGGCAACTGGACATCACCGTGGAAGGCCCGCTGGACCCGGACAACCTGAAAATCGTCGGGCTGGTCGGTTCCCTGGCCGAGCCCATGACCGCCCGCGACTTTGCCCGCAAGGTCCAGGAGACGATGGGTCGCGAGCCCCTGGTCGTCGAAGGCAGCAAGATGATCCGGCGGGTTGGCTGGTGCACCGGCGGCGGCCAGGGCTACATCGACCAGGCGGTACAGGCCGGTGTCGACCTGTACCTGAGCGGCGAGGCCTCGGAGCAGACCTTCCACAGCGCCCGGGAAAACGACATCAGCTTCATCGCCGCGGGGCACCACGCCACCGAGCGTTACGGGGTGCAGGCTTTGGGGGATTACCTGGCCCGCCGCTTCGCCCTCGAGCATTTGTTCATCGACTGCCCGAACCCTATATAAAGCCTTGTCCAAACCCGCCGCCGCAGGGGGCGGCAGGGCTCGCCGGGCCTGCAGGTGCCTGCTTGCCGCGCGGTCGTTCGCAACCTGTGGCGGCGGCTGCAAAGGCCGCCTGAGGCAACGAACGGGCGGGTATATTCATATACCGTTTCGATCTAGCCGGCTTCCTGATTAGAAGGGGTCGCTGTGCTAGCATGCCCCGCTCGAACACGGCCCGCAGGCCGTCCATAAGAAAGCTTTCGTGAGTAGCCATGGTCGACAAACTGACGCATCTGAAACAGCTGGAGGCGGAAAGCATCCACATCATCCGCGAGGTGGCCGCCGAGTTCGACAACCCGGTGATGCTGTACTCCATCGGTAAAGACTCCGCCGTGATGCTGCACCTGGCGCGCAAGGCGTTCTTCCCCGGCAAGCTGCCGTTTCCGGTGATGCACGTCGACACCCAGTGGAAATTCCAGGAGATGTACAAGTTCCGTGATCGCATGGTCGA
This portion of the Pseudomonas sp. MRSN 12121 genome encodes:
- a CDS encoding Nif3-like dinuclear metal center hexameric protein, with amino-acid sequence MAVALSTLVEEADRYLGSSRIADYCPNGLQVEGRPQVMRIVSGVTASQALLDAAVEANADLVLVHHGYFWKGENPCITGMKQRRLKTLLKHDISLLAYHLPLDLHADVGNNVQLARQLDITVEGPLDPDNLKIVGLVGSLAEPMTARDFARKVQETMGREPLVVEGSKMIRRVGWCTGGGQGYIDQAVQAGVDLYLSGEASEQTFHSARENDISFIAAGHHATERYGVQALGDYLARRFALEHLFIDCPNPI
- the hisC gene encoding histidinol-phosphate transaminase; its protein translation is MSKFWSPFVKDLVPYVPGEQPKLTRLVKLNTNENPYGPSPKALAAMQAELNDNLRLYPDPNSDLLKQAVASYYGVQSNQVFLGNGSDEVLAHIFHGLLQHDQPLLFPDISYSFYPVYCGLYGIDFEAVPLDAQFQIRPADYARPNGGIIFPNPNAPTGCLLALEAVEQILEASPDSVVVVDEAYIDFGGQTAISLVDRYPNLLVTQTLSKSRSLAGLRVGLAVGHPDLIEALERIKNSFNSYPLDRLAIVGAAAAFEDREYFEKTCRLVIDSREKVIAQLTAKGFEVLPSAANFIFARHPQHDAAGLAAKLREQGVIVRHFKQERIAQFLRISIGTPEQNQALIDGLGEL
- the murA gene encoding UDP-N-acetylglucosamine 1-carboxyvinyltransferase produces the protein MDKLIITGGVRLDGEIRISGAKNSALPILAATLLCDGPVTVANLPHLHDITTMIELFGRMGIEPVIDEKLSVEIDPRTIKTLVAPYELVKTMRASILVLGPMVARFGEAEVALPGGCAIGSRPVDLHIRGLEAMGAVIDVEGGYIKAKAPEGGLRGAHFFFDTVSVTGTENIMMAAALAKGRSVLQNAAREPEVVDLANFLNAMGAKVSGAGTDTITIDGVERLHSATYKVMPDRIETGTYLVAAAVTGGRVKVKDTDPTILEAVLEKLKESGAEVITGEDWIELNMHGKRPKAVNVRTAPYPAFPTDMQAQFISLNAIAEGTGAVIETIFENRFMHVYELHRMGAKIQVEGNTAIVTGTEKLNSAPVMATDLRASASLVISALVADGDTLIDRIYHIDRGYECIEEKLQMLGAKIRRVPG
- the hisG gene encoding ATP phosphoribosyltransferase, with product MLTIALSKGRILDDTLPLLAEAGIVPTENPDKSRKLIIPTTQADVRLLIVRATDVPTYVEHGAADLGVAGKDVLMEYGGQGLYEPLDLQIAQCKLMTAGAIGAAEPKGRLRVATKFVNVAKRYYAEQGRQVDIIKLYGSMELAPLIGLADKIIDVVDTGNTLRANGLEPQELISMISSRLVVNKASMKMQHARIQALIDTLRKAVESRHRG
- the hisD gene encoding histidinol dehydrogenase — translated: MTAPTAIRRLNAADPDFAHHLDHLLSWESVSDDSVNQRVLDIIKAVRERGDAALVEFTQRFDGLQVASMADLILPRERLELALTRITVAQREALEKAAARVRSYHEKQKQDSWSYTEADGTVLGQKVTPLDRAGLYVPGGKASYPSSVLMNAIPAKVAGVAEVVMVVPTPRGEVNELVLAAACIAGVDRVFTIGGAQAVAALAYGTESVPQVDKVVGPGNIYVATAKRHVFGQVGIDMIAGPSEILVVCDGQTDPDWIAMDLFSQAEHDEDAQAILVSPDAAFLDQVAASIAKLLPTMERAEIINTSINGRGALIQVRDMQQAIEVANRIAPEHLELSVADPQAWLPQIRHAGAIFMGRHTSEALGDYCAGPNHVLPTSGTARFSSPLGVYDFQKRSSIIFCSEQGASDLGKTASVLARGESLSAHARSAEYRIIADQEQGQ
- a CDS encoding BolA family protein, producing the protein MQANEVKSFLEGKLSETLSSVQVEVEGEGCNFQLNVISDELVALSPVKRQQSIYAHLNPWIADGSIHAVTMKFFSSAAWAERT
- the algW gene encoding Do family serine endopeptidase AlgW; this encodes MLKALRFFGWPLLAGVLVALLIIQRYPQWVGLPSLDVNLQQAPQTTALRQGPVSYADAVAIAAPAVVNLYTTKVINKPAHPLFEDPQFRRFFGDNLPKQQRMESSLGSGVIMSPEGYLLTNNHVTSGAEQIVVALKDGRETLAHVIGSDPETDLAVLKIDLKNLPSITVGRSDNIRIGDVTLAIGNPFGVGQTVTMGIISATGRNQLGLNNYEDFIQTDAAINPGNSGGALVDANGNLTGINTAIFSKSGGSQGIGFAIPIKLAMEVMKSIIEHGQVIRGWLGIEVQPLTQELAESFGLSGRPGIVVAGIFRDGPAQKAGMQLGDVILSIDGEPAGDGRRSMNQVARIKPSDKVSIQVMRNGKELKLTAEIGLRPPPAPVKEEE